A window of Daucus carota subsp. sativus chromosome 2, DH1 v3.0, whole genome shotgun sequence genomic DNA:
AATTAAAACCAACATCTTCTATCACATTTATCTGCATCTTTCATACGTGGAATATATCTCACATAGTcctataatcctatttcttaaataaattttggaCGAAACATATAACTGAATTACGAAATTtatctttataaaatatataatatttttatgtaaatgAAAATACGATTAATATTGAACGCTCTATGAAATGGAgaccttttatatattttaaaaatatactccattcatctgtttgcacgcattttgagatttttataaatatagtttagttacattttttatagtgaaaaattaaatattaaatttttatttaaattaaaatttttaaaaatattttatgaaactatattttaaatgagttttaaaaaatataaagaaattgaGTGAAGGGGATATGATTTTTAGACGGAGTAATAATAATACTGTATAAAGCAAACGGGTTGAGCATTTAGTACATGACTACCAAACACTGCCTCCACAAAATCACTCAATCGATCCAACATGAAGAACCTCCGTCACTGATTCTTTCTGTTGCGTATCAAATTCTCTCCTCAGCTAGCTGCCCTTGATACCCAAAATGCCTGTAAGTATATCTTTATATCTAGATCTTCAAATTACACAATTATATGATCTGGGTACTCActaaaattgattaattgtttagttaaaaaggttAGTAGAGGTGGAACCACCCAGCCCGCTTCGTTATCTGATCGGAGCAGCAATTATGATGATCGGAGTTGTTTTACCGGTTGGCTATATGATGTTTCGAAACAAACGCGtcccttcttcttcctcttttgcCAAACAGACGTAGGTGTGCTTTGCATTTTCTTTGTCTTTTTCCGTGATTCGATTTCATTTCAATTGGTGTTTTGAATTGTGGGGTGTGTGAAAGTTTTGATTTGCTGTTTCAGGAACAAGGTTTTGATATAATGGGATTGATGGGTAGAGAGTTCAGACAGAGGTAGATTTAACTTGTAAAGCTCGAAAACAACAGATATGCACAATGTTAGTGTTAATGCTCGGTTATGTGTTGTTACTTGTTACGGGGTTGGATTTATAATGTAGACAAAATGTGTTACTAAATTGTGCTAATCGGcattatcttttttcttttttggtgttatacttatttatattttgttcatGTGTTGTTTTAGCTTCTTTGCTATTGTTTCAAACGATAATTGAGATCTGAAATGCTTTTATGAGAATGAGTTTTGGGAGTAATCTTAGGATTTCCTGCTAGCTATGAAGACTTGGTTTAGTTCCCAACTTCCACGAGAAGTGTTCTTGTACATTGTTATGTCCATAAAAGTTGCAATAGATGAATGTATATGACTGGTTTTTCTACTGATGTATAAGagattattatttgaaaatacatGGATTAAGATTATAGTACTGGTTATTGCAATTGGCAAGTAAGCTAATTTTTAACATAGTTTACCTTTAATGGTTTAAGATCAGCTGGAGTATTTCACTTGTCAGAGTGCTAATCGACTGGATTTAGGCCCTATGTCAAGGGCTGGCCTAATTTGCTTCACCCTAACCCTGTATAGAGGTGACAGTGGAGGGCCCACATACTTTTTTTATGAACCAGAAGTTGCAAAAATCGCAGGCTCGTAGCTGGACTTTTGAAAGTTAAAATACTAACCTTGTCTCTTATGCAACAGTATTTGAAAGTTCTATAGCAAGCATGGTTGTTACGTCgctcgactagtcgcgactagtcgacgactagtcgagCAGTCGGTGGAGGACGGTCGACTGGCCTCCTCGACTGGCTGTTTGTAAGTATTTCGCTCGACTGGTTCATGACTGGTCGACTGGGTCGACTTGTCAACCCGACTGGTCGACCCAGTCGCCCGACTGGTTCCAGATTTGCAAAAAAAGCCcagatttgcaaaaaaaaacCATCCAATCGGCCTCCAGTTGCCCTAATTCACCTCCAGTGGCCTCCAACTTCAAATTTTCATAGGTATGCTTCATATTATTTGTAAAAACAGAGTACCCACactcatatatacatacataacacatatatacacagacTCACTgagtcatatatgtatatacacacagaatagttgtatgtatatatacacacagtcaaacaatatatattacacacaATTATACACACACTTATAGAACAGATAATGGAATTAATAcacttgttttttgttttttgttcaaTGTTCTAGGATAACAGAAAATGGGGGACACAACTGACCCAACTGACCCTAATTATGATCTCTGTCTTAGTTTACTTTGCTTCCTATAATCCTATTTGTGCAGTCAATTGTGTGTAGAAGTGTAGAACatgtagatatatataaaattactaattttatacTTTGTCGACTAGTGTCGACTAGTCTACGACTATTCACGACTAGTCACGACTCGACTTGCCGGACACTCcggtcgactcgactcgacttacCGACGTAACAACCATGATAGCAAGTTAAGGTTAGAACTTAGTAGAATAGAAGATATACGTACGTCGTACAGAGTTGAATGTTTCTGCAAGATCCTTACTGTTATGTTTCAGCTACTGGAGACCAGCTTGTAACTCACTAGACacgtaattaatatattaactaGCAGAATAAACTGTATCTGCTAATAGAAGTAGATCTCATACAACTCCGCAGCAATTCGAGAGGCGCGGTCTCTCCTACAACTTCTCCTGAATAACACACTTTCTAGataaaaaccctaaaccccctTCTCTTTCTTATTTATACTCTCATATAACAAAAGACTACTTTGCCCTTCTACTTGCACTTCTCCTTTTTGCCCCTAGTTATGCTTGATTCTTTTTCTTCCTGCGCGCATATGTGAACTTAACATGCTGCGGACTCCCATTCCTTGCAATACCTTCCTCCCAAACAGCCACCTTGTCCTCAAGGTGAAAAGTGGGAAACCTCTGTGTAAGAGCAGTAACATTCTCCCAAGTAGCTTCAAAGCTGTCCATCCCTCTCCACTTCACCAGCACCTCCATATTAGTCGAGCCTCTGTTGCGTAAACCCAGCACAGCCTCAGGTTCAGCTACCAGCACCAAGTCTGCATCAATACTACTGGGAATTGTAGGCATCACCGACTCCGTTCCAACAGCACGTTTCAGTTGTGAAACATGAAACACAGGGTGAATTTTAGATGAATCTGGTAGTTGTAAACGATAAGCAACAGTACCAACTCGCTGAACCACCTCAAAAGGACCATAGAAACGAGCAGCTAATTTCTCCCAAGCACGTTTTGCCAATGATTGCTGACGGTATGGTTGGAGTTTCAAGTACACACGCTCCCCCACTGCAAATTCTACCTCCCGACGGTGTTTGTCTGCCTGCATTTTCATGCGGTGCTGAGCCCTTATCAAATTAAATCTGAGTTCGTCAAGCATAGCATCACGGTCGATTAATTGTTCTTCAATGCTGTTGACCCCCGTGTGCACAGCCACCCCTTTAATTAACGGCAGTGGCTCTCTCCCATACAGAGCCTGAAACGGGGAATATCCTGTTGATGAATGCACTGCTGTGTTGTAGCTGTATTCAGCCCACGACAACCAACTCGCCCATTTCCGCGGCTTCCCATTTGCAAAACACCTCAAATATGTTTCCAGTACTTTGTTAACCACTTCCGTTTGTCCATCTGACTGCGGGTGGTAAGCGGTGCTGCGATGCAGCTGGGTTCCTTGTAAACGGAATATCTCCTTCCAAAATACACTCAAAAAAACCTTGTCACGATCTGAAACTATCACTGAAGGGAAGCCATGCAAACGGACAATTTCAGCAACAAAAACTGCTGCTACAGATTGAGCAGTGAACGGATGTTTCAATCCCAAAAAATGGGCGTACTTGGTAAAACGGTCAACTACGACTAGCACCGTATCATAACTCCCAGATTTTGGTAAACCCTCCACAAAATCGAGCGAAATCTCATCCCACACTCTAGTAGGTACAGGCAACGGTTGGAGGAGCCCTGCTGGTTTGAGGTTCAAAGTTTTACATTGCTGGCAGACAACACATTGTTGCACATAAGCTGAGATATCCTTCCGCATGCCAGGCCAAAACCATTCTTTGGCAATCCGTTGATACGTCTTCATTTCCCCTCCGTGACCCCCTACCACCGAGTTGTGATATTCCTGTAGAATGGTTTTAATCAGTGGACATCCCTTGGGCACCACAAAACGTCCATTATACATCACCCTCCCCTGTTCAATAGTGAATCCCTGAGTGCCTGAGCCTCCCTGTTCTATTTCAGCCCGCAATTTGACAATGTACGGGTCTGATGACACCTGTTGGTGAATTGAAGTCCATTCGACACCATGACTGGACACCACAGTAGTGAGTTCAATCTGCTCACTTGTTTTCCTGGACAACGCATCTGCTACTGTGTTTTTCGGCCCTGGTTGGTACACAATATCAAATGTGAAGCCCAGTAGTTTACTCACCCACCTCTGATACTCCGACCCCACTTCCCTTTGCTCCAACAGATATTTGAGGCTCTGTTGATCCGTTTTGATTGTGAATTTCCTACCCATCACATAATGTCTCCACTTTAATACGGCTAACACAATAGCCATTAACTCTTTTTCATAAATTGACTTGAGGCGCGCTCGAGTACCCAACGTACTGCTATAGAAAGCTACAGGATGGCCCTGCTGTGATAACACCGCTCCTAAACCATACCCCGATGCATCCGTCTCAATCACAAACGGTAACTCAAAGTTGGGGAGAGCCAAAACAGGGGTTGAAGATAGCAACTGCTTAAGCTTGTGAAACGCCTCTGTAGCTTCTACAGACCACCCAAAACTTTCTTTTCGTAACTGATCAGTCAAAGGCAAAGCAATCTTAGCATAACCTTGGATAAATTTCCTATAGTAACCGGTTAATCCCAGAAATCCACGCAGCTCCTTAACATTTCGTGGGATTGGCCAATCCATCATAGCCTTTATCTTCTCTTCATCCACGGCTACTCCTTGTGAGGATATTACATGCCCCAGGTATGCAATCTTTTCTTGcccaaactcacatttttttaGATTGGCATACAACTGGTGTTGCTCCAAAGTTCGCAGCACCACTGTCAAATGTTCCTTATGCTGCTCAATGTTGGGGCTGTAAACAAGAATATCGTCAAAAAACACAAGAACAAACTTGCGGAGGTAGGGCTTGAATACCTCATTCATAAGAGCTTGGAAGGTCGCTGGTCCATTCATGAGGCCGAAAGGAAGTACCCGAAACTCATAATGACCTTCGTGCGTCCGAAACGCAGTTTTATGAATGTCGTCTTGCTTCATGCGAATTTGGTGGTAACCGGATTTAAGGTCCAGTTTTGAGAACATGCTTGCCCCATGTAACTCATCCAATAGCTCATCTATCACGGGGATTGGATATTTATCAGGTATTGTGACCTTGTTGAGGGCTCGGTAGTCTACACAAAATCTCCAAGACGAATCCTTCTTTTTCACCAATATAACAGGGCTGGAGAATGGACTTCTCGACACTTGGATAATTTGAGCATTCAGCATATCCCGTATCATGTTCTCAATTTCAGTTTTCTGGACTTGCGGGTACCTATATGGCCGTACCGACACAGGAGCAGTCCCTGGCATTAATGAAATTGCGTGAGCATATGCACGCTCCGGTGGCAGACCCTGCGGCATGTTGAACACTTGCTGAAACTGTTGGAGAATGTTCCCAAGCCATTTAGGCACTTGTTTGGCAACCCTGCTCTGCTCTTGTTGGTCCACTTCACTATCCAAACCATTCAATTCGACCAGGTACCCTATGTCTCGTTTGCGTAATGCCCGGATCATTGCTTTCAACGAAATGAGTGATTTCCCTAGGCTTGGATCGCCTGTAATCGTTACTGGCTTTCCTTGGACCTGGAAACACAACGTTTGAGTTTTCCAATTAGTAGTCATGGTCCCCAGTTTCTCAAGCCATGCAATTCCTAGTATTAAATCAGAATTTCCCAATTGGAGTGGGAGAAAGTCCTCTACTATCTCAATCCCCTGTATCCATACGGCCACTTGTTGACATATGCCACTGCCATTCACTGATTCTCCTGTGCCCAATGCAACATCAAATCCCTTCGTCTTTGTCATCTGTAAACGGAGTTTATTCACTGTGTCTAGCGACACAAAATTATGTGTTGCACCCGGATCTATCATTATTACCACCTGAGCTCCGCGGATGTACCCCATCATCTTAATTGTTTTGGGCGTGGTCAGTCCCATTACCGAGTTCAATGAAACCTCAGGGTGAAATTGAACAGTTCCTAATTCTTGCTCCCCCTCGCCTACAGGACTCAAAGCCGGGCTAGAATCCTCATCCTCCTCACTATGCGACAACAAGACACTTAATTCTTTCCTGTTGCAGCGGTGGCCAACATGCCACTTGTCGTCACATCGAAAGCATAATCCCTTCTCCCGTCTGCTTTGCCATTCTTTATCGCTCAACTTCCGGACCTCCCCTATCGGCTTGGCCACTGGCACGCTGGATCCTTTAGAACTCAATGTCGAGCCTGACATGGTTGATTTAGTGCCTGTAGACGAACCTCCTACTGACTTATGGTCACCTGCAGAAGAGGGCACCGTATATTGGCTCTGGGCATAAGAGA
This region includes:
- the LOC108208063 gene encoding uncharacterized protein LOC108208063 isoform X1 — encoded protein: MPLKRLVEVEPPSPLRYLIGAAIMMIGVVLPVGYMMFRNKRVPSSSSFAKQTNKVLI
- the LOC108208063 gene encoding uncharacterized protein LOC108208063 isoform X2 is translated as MPLKRLVEVEPPSPLRYLIGAAIMMIGVVLPVGYMMFRNKRVPSSSSFAKQT